GGGACGCGGTGCGGTGATCAGTAACTTTGATCTGCTTTTTCAAGCGCGAACCACATTGCCGGCTGCCTTACAACCGGATGTGATCATTCGGTTTGGTAGCACGCCCGTTTCAGCGCCATTGATGACGTGGCTGGAGCAACAAACGGTGCCGCTTTATTTGGTTGGGGCACAACGGCAAATGGCTGACTATAGTCGGGCCACCACCCATGTTTTGGCAGCAGATGAGCAGCTCCTATTGGCGGAACTTTTGGCGGTGATGCCAGCCCAAGATGCAACCTATTTAGCTAATTGGCAGCAATATGCGCAGCGACTGCAGACCAAGCTAACTGTGCCAACTGAGTTAAATGAAGTGACGAGCGTGCAGGTGTTGGATCGTTTATTGCCAGCAACTAGTCGCCTATTTATCAGCAATAGTATGCCGATTCGCGATGTGGAAGATTTTTATTCTGGTCAGGCGGTACGTGAGCTTTACTGTAATCGCGGTGCTAATGGTATTGATGGTGTAGTTTCGACGGCCGCGGGTATGGCGACTTTAGGTGGCGCCAATTATTTATTGATCGGTGATCTAGCCCTATTCCATGATATGAATGGTTTGATGATGTTACGCCGTTATCAATTACCATTGACAATTGTGGTAATCAATAATAACGGTGGCGGTATTTTCTCATTCTTACCACAGGCAGCTGCAACTGATTATTTTGAAGATCTATTTGGTACGCCACAAGCACTTGATCTGGCGCAAGTTGCAGCTCTATATCAGCGCTCGTACCAAAAAGTCACTACACTGGTCGAATTTGAACAAGCGCTGCAGATGCAGGTGCAATTTATTGAAGTGATTTCGCAACGCGCAGATAATTTACAATTACATCGGCGTTTGGTTAGTTGCTTGAAACAGGAGTTGAGCGGTGATGATTAAACGCACATGCAATATTCGGGGTCAAATTTATCGATTGACGACTTGGGGACAGCCGCAAGCACAAGCATGGTTATTTTTACATGGGTTTATGGGCAGCGCGGCTGATTTTGCCCCCATTGCTGCGGAACTAAATGGTTATCGCATCTGTTTGGATTTGATTGGTTTTGGACCGCAAGCACCAACCGTGCCTGCACGACGCTTAAGTATGGCTGCACAGATAACCGATCTAACCTTAATATTAGCTGAATTAGGCGTGACGCAGGTCAAATTAGTTGGCTACTCAATGGGCGGCCGTTTAGCGCTGGGTTTTACCTTAGCACAGCCACAATTGGTTCCTCATTTGTACTTAGAAAGTAGTACGGCTGGTCTAGCCGGTCCGCAGCAGCGTGAACAGCGGCAACGCCATGACCATGAATTGGCGGTTCAGCTCCGTACTACCGGATTGCCAGCCTTCGTGGCCGCATGGGAACAATTACCGTTATTTGTTAGTCAACGGCAAATGCCGCCGATACAGCAACACCGGATGCGGCAACAACGCCTACAACAAAACCCGGAAAATTTAGCGGCTTCGCTGGAACAAATGGGTACTGGTAGTCAACCTAATTTTTGGCCACTACTTCCGCAAATGACGACGCCGACAACCTTGATCGTCGGTGGCCAGGATCAAAAGTTTTATCAGATTGCGCAGCGGTTGCGAAGGTTGATACCAAAAGCCAAGTTAGTGGTATTGACTGATGCTGGACACAATACTCATTTTGAAGCGCCGGAACAATTTATTAACCTGCTAAAGGACGGTTGCTAATGCAAATAACCCAAATACAATTACAACAGATCGGCCTGCCGTTACAGACGCCATTTGTTACCGCTCATGGCACGACCAAATTACGGATCACAACGTTAGTCACCGTTTATTTGGACAACGGTTATAGTGGTGTGGGCGAACTTACCGCCTTTACGGATAGCCGTTATTTACCGGAAACCCAAGCTAGTGCATGGACGGTTTTGCAGCACGAAATTGCGCCGTTATTACGTGGCTTTGAGTTTACACGGCCAAGCGAACTGGCGACCTATTTACAGCAGCAATTACGTGGCAACCAACTTGCTTGTGCCGCGGTGGAAACGGCAGTGTGGGCAGCATATGCAAAGCGACAACAGCAGCCGTTAGCTCACCTGCTTGGAGGTAACGTGCGGCCAATTCCAGTTGGTATTAGCTTAGGCCATTTTGCGACAACGACTGAATTATTAGCCCAGGTCACGGCTAGTGTGGCTGCTGGTTATCAGCGGGTCAAGTTAAAATTGACAGGACCGGCTGATGTGGCCCAAGTTGCGGCTGTTCGGGCAAGGTATCCACAATTAACGCTGATAGTTGATGCCAATTCGGCGTTCACGCCTGCTGATTTGCCAGCACTACAGCAGCTGGATCAACTTGATTTGGCTTTGATCGAACAGCCATTTGCTAACGATGACTTTGTTCAACACGCATGGTTGCAACAACAGTTACATACTGCTATTTGTTTAGATGAAAATATTTTAACGTTGGCTGATGCTCAAACAGCGGTGGCCTTGAAAAGCTGTCGCGCAATCAACTTAAAAATTACCCGTGTCGGTGGATTAACGACTGCATTGGCCATTGTTGCTTTTTGTCGGCAGCAGCAAATACAAGTTTGGTGCGGCGGTATGTTGGCGAGCGGTGTTAGCCGAGCCTTTGATTTGGCTTTGGCTAGTCGTATGGAATTTACGCTACCAGGTGATATTTCGGCCAGCGCGCGTTATTTTAAACAAGATGTTTTGCAGCAACCATTAGAATTACGGCATGGTTGCCTACAACTAGCCGCTACACCAGGCTTAGGCGTCACGGTTGATCAGCAAGTGGTACAACAGCATTTGCTTAAAGAAAAATGGTTACGGCTATAAAAAAGAACGCAAATCAATGCGTTCTTTTTTGCATATATTGATGCCAATAATAAAGTGGTAATCCAATAGCAGTCAATCCTAGGCCGGTAAAAGCAAGGCTCGGCTGTGTTAAAAAGGTGGCTACTAAAATGAATAGACCACCGGCTAAAGCTAACAATGGGATAACTGGGTAGCCGGGTACTTTGTATGGTCGCACCATCTCTGGTTCGCGCCGGCGTAAAATAAAAACAGCGATAAAAATCAAGCAACTGAAGATCCAAATCACGAATACCAGCATATCAGTCAATAAATCAAAACTGCCAAGTAACATCATAATGATCGCCACTGCTAATTCAAATAATCCGGCCAGGTAGGGAACCTTGGTGTGTGTGGTTAAGCGCCGTAAATATTGACTGAACGGTAATTGATTTTCGTAAGCCAAGGCAAAGGGGATGCGCATACCCGTTAGCGTGTAGCCGTTGATCGCACCGTAAACAGAAATCAAAATGCCAATCGTCACTAATTTACCGCCTAAATTACCAAATATCTGAAAGGCCGCATCAGCCGCCGCGTTAAGATTACCTTGCAAAGCGGTCAGTGGTAAAGTCCGGAGAAAAACAAAATTGATCACCACATAGATCAATGTGATCAAGGCTAAACCAAGTACAATCGCTAACGGTAGGTCGCGCTTTGGCCGTTTTAATTCACCAGCAATACTACCAACGTTGAGCCAACCATCATAGGCAAACATTGTAGCCAACAAGCCACTACCTAAGGCGGTCCAGAAATTATGTTCCGGTGCTGCTGTCAATGGTAACAACGAAAAATGGACTGGAGCTGGAGCTAGTAAGCCGAAAATAACGATCAAGGCGATCGGAATCAATTTGAAAATCAAAGTCACGACTTGCAGCGCCCCGCCAACACGCGCACCAAGAAAATTGATTAGCGTCAGACTGACGGCACATAGAATCGCTAGTGGAATCAGTAATCCAGCGGTTAAATGAAATAAATTGATCAACTGCGTGCTAAAAACGATCGAAAGTGCCGCAACATTGGCTGGGAAATAGATCAGCATTTGTGCCCAACCTAATAAAAATGCCCACGGTTTGCCATAAGTGTATTCAATATATTTGATTGCTCCGCCAGTTTGGGGTATGGCAGTGGCTAATTCAGCAACCGTTAAGCCGGCACAAATTGTTAGGAGACCGCCGAGCAGCCAAACAAATAAAGTGAGATTAGCTGTGCCTGCTTCAGTGGTGACACTGGCAACTTTGAAGAAGACACCACCGCCGATCACTGTGCCCATTACCGTTGCTAAGGCTGAAGCTAAGCCCATCTCGCGTTTTAAGCCATTTTGTTCCATTAATAAAAATCCTCACTAAAATAGAATAATCGGATTATAGCATGGCTTTCTGAAAATTCAGTGAAAGTTGCTTAGAAATCAAAGCGAAAAAAGAAGTACCACAACGTCAGTAGACTTAATTGTCTAGTGATGCTGTGGTACTTCAGAAGGACTATTTTTTATCGACGGCGTGGCCACCAAATTGATTACGTAAAGCTGCAACTACTTTACCTGTATAGGTATCATCTTCTAGTGAACGGTAACGATTCATTAAGCTTGCCGCAATAACTGGTGTGGGTACCTGCAAGCGGATGGCTTCTTCTAATGTCCATTTACCTTCACCGGAGGAGTACATTTTACCTTGTAAATGTTTCAAGCCTGGATCTTCCTTGAAGGCCGCTGCAGCCAATTCCATAAGCCAACTGCGGATCACTGAGCCGTGGTTCCACATATCAGCAACCGCAGCATGATCGTATTTGTATTCACTGTGTTCCAACACGTCAAAACCTTCAGCAATTGCCTGCATCATGCCGTATTCGATACCATTATGGATCATTTTTAAATAGTGACCGCTACCGACTGCACCGGTATAAAGATAACCAGCAGGCGCCGCGATTGACTGAAAAATAGGTTCGATCGTTTTGAATAAGTCTTGATCGCCACCGATCATAAAGTTACCACCATTTAATGCGCCGGCCATACCGCCAGAGGTTCCAACATCGAAGAAGTTAATGCCTTTGGTAGCCAGTAATTCGCTATGCGCAATCGAGTCGCGATAAAAAGAATTGCCGCCATCGATGACAATATCGCCAGCGGATAACTGCTGGCTTAATTCAGTAATCACACTTTGGGTGATTTTACCCGCCGGCACCATTACCCAAATGATCCGTGGTGTTGCTAATTGTGCAATTAATTCGGTTGTATCTGAAGCCGGCTGCGCACCAACTTTAGCGGCTTGTGCCCGCGCGGTTTCATCTAAATCATACGCAATGACTTGGTGGTCGTGGTTTTGCAGATTAGTCACCAAATTTAAGCCCATCTTACCTAAACCAATCATCCCTAGTTTCATGTTGCGTCCTTCTTTCGTAAAAGTTATCGACTGCAGTATACGAAAATATTTTTCTAAAATCAAGTGCATTTTAATGAAAATATTTTTCCAACAGTTTCATTTATGTTATACTAAATCTAATGAAAAAAGTCTACTGTATAGCATTTGCTTGAAAAATTTTCTTGCGGTCGTGGTAAGAATATTGCGGCAAAGAAGCGCCTTTATGACTTATTTGCTAATTAAGTAGCGGTAGCGCGGAGGTGAACCGGATGAATGAGATCAGTCAGCGGGTACAGCAATTTGCAGCTGAACTATCCAGTGCAGAAAAGAAACTTGCGACATTTTTGCAGCAGTCACAAAATCTACCTGATAATTTAACGATTAGCAGTTTAGCCCAGGCTAGTAAAGTTTCCACAGCGACAGTTTCGCGCTTTGCTAAAAGTTTGGGTTACGCAAATTTTGCGGCATTACGGGTGGCATTGATCAGTGAAGTCCAACGAAATGGGGCATTGTTTGAGGAAGTGGAGGCTAATGACGACGCGTTGACCGTGGCCCATAAGGTCTTTGCTGCTAACCAACATTCATTGAGTAGCACACTAGCGTTACTGGATCAAAGTGATCTGGAGCAAGCGGTCAAATTACTGACTGCGGCGCGCAAAGTGAGTTTCTTTGGTCTCGGTGGCTCGAATGTTGTAGCTGCGGATGCTTATCATAAATTCATGCGGACACCACTAGATGTGAATTTTAATACTGATTTTCATTTGCAATTAATGCAGGCAGCACGGCTACAAGCACAAGATTGTGCGGTGGTGATTTCGCACACGGGTCGGGATGAGCAAGTGTTGCAATTGGTTCACCAGTTACAAGCACATCAGGTACCCTTGATCGTACTCACCAGTTTTGCTAAATCACCACTGGCGCAGAAAAGTACGGTCACATTTATTTCTATGGCTGATGAGTCTAAGTATCGTTCTGAGGCACTGTCTTCAATGTTGGCACAGATCAGTATCATGGATACCTTATTTTTACTAGTCAGCTTGGCTTTACCAGCAAAAACGCAGGTCACCTTCAACCAAATTCGCCAAGTGATTGGGCAGACGCGGCGCGGCAAATAAAAAAGTCGCACCTGAGTCAGCGCGACTGTGAACAATTTAATGTTTATTTTGTTGAATTGGGTAAGTACGGTGATCCGCTTCGTCATAGATCTCAAATGGACGTTCGTAGGCGGCTGTAATCTGTAATTCATAACCGTACTGATCAAGAAATAATAGTTGATGGGCTGTTAAAGTCGTGACGGTACCGGCTAATGGATGATCATCGATACTGATGGTTAATTGTGGTGAAATTTTAAGTTGGTGGTGGCGGGCTTGTTTGATATCATAAAAAAGCCATGTACCCACATAGATCGCTGTGGGGTCATTTTTTTGTGCCGCTTTAGCGGGTAACTTAAATTTGAATTGTTGAAGCCGCTGCAGCAAGCTTTGGCTACGGTCAAAAACATTTCTAAACATTCGCCTAGCACCTTCTTAGTGATTAGCCCAAGTGACTAATTTTCACTCGATTTTTAGACCGCTTTCCGGCGGCATGCAACGCCCAGCTGAGTAGTTATTTTATTAATTTCATAATAACACGTTTAGGTACTTTGTGGCTGAAAAGACAGTGAATATTGTTGCGATTTTTGTTCACATTCAAATCAGCGCATGTTTATCGCTTTTTAGGCGTAACTAAGGTAAAATTAAGCCAGAAAGTAACGCAGACAATGTGGCAGTAATAATGGCAAGTAGTAAGTCTATTCAGATGAGGAAAGGTGAGGTTATGTTAAAACTTGGTATTATTGGCACGAATTTCATTACGGATCAATTTATTGAGGCAGCGTTGGCTACCGGCAACTATCAATTGACAACCGTTTATTCACGTAGTCAAGAAAAAGCCCAAGCAGTAGCAGATAAATATCAGGCTAGCGAAACGTTTACTGATATCGATCGCTTTTTCGCTGAAGGTGCATTTGAAGTGGTTTATATTGCGTCACCGAATAGCTTGCATTTTCAACAGGCTAAGTTGGCAATCGCTGCCGATAAGCATGTGATCGTTGAAAAGCCGGCCTTTTCCAATCCAACCGAAATGGCGAATATTACGGCATTATTGTCCAATAAGCCACATTTATTCTTGTTTGAAGCTGCGCGGCACATCCACGAACCTAATTTTAAGGTTGTGCAAACGGCCATTAAACAATTGGATAAATTGCAAGGGGCAGTATTGACTTATATGAAATACTCATCCCGCTACGATAAATTTTTAGCAGGTGAAGAACCCAATATCTTCTCGCCAAGCTTTTCTGGCGGCGCATTGCAGGACCTAGGCGTTTATGTGGTTTATGATGCGATTGCTTGGTTTGGTGTGCCGGAAGCGACACACTACTATGCAAGCTTATTACCAAATGGGATTGATGGTCGTGGAACGGCTGTTTTACGGTACGCCGACTTTGACCTAACGTTAATGGTGGGTAAAAATGCAACTTCTTATTTACCATCAGAAATCTACGGTTTGAAAGAAACGTTGGAACTAGGTAATAACGCAGCTGACTTACAATCAGTTAAACTGCACCGCGGCGCTGAAACTAAAGTATTGAGCACCCCACCAGAAACTAACCCAATGATCGCGGAAGCACAAGATTTTTACCGGATCATCACCGAAAATGATCGTGCGGCAGCTGCGGAAAATGCGCAACTTAGCCGTCAGGTCAACCAACTATTGTATGATTTACGCCGTTCAGCAGGAATCGTATTTGCTGCGGATATAGAGGAGCAGAAAAAATAATGGTCAGCAAAATTTTTGAACCAGTTTGGCAAGAACTAGGCTTTGATGCACCAACCGCAATTCAAAATGCGGTCTACGAACCTTTGAAAACCGATGATTCCATCTTGGGCTTGGCACCAACTGGCTCTGGGAAAACCTTAGCTTTTGCTTTACCTTTGATGGAAAAAATTGTGCCAGGGGATGGCTTACAACTATTGATCTTAGCACCAGCTCAGGAATTAGCCATGCAGGAGCGTACCGCAATTCAACCATTTGCCCAAGCTGCAGGTTTGAAGATCCAAGCGGTTGCTGGCGGAGCGAATATTCGCCGCCAAATTGAACGTTTGAAACAAAAACCAGAAGTTCTGGTGGCGACGCCAGGACGGTTATTGGAACTGATCGATCAGCGCAAAGTTAAAATGCATAAATTGCAAACAATCGTGATCGACGAAGCTGACAAACTGTTGACGGATGAAAGTCGAGAAATGACGCGTGATGTTGTTCGCCGAGCGCCAGGAGAAACGCAACTGGCGTTCTTTTCTGCGACGAAAATTCCGGTGCTGGATGAACTGCCAAAATGGTTCGGCGTACCGGTAACCCTTTTTGATGTTCGTGCTGAAGACAATAGTGCTGGCGAGGTTCAACATTTATTTTTGGAAGCGCCAATTCGTAAGCGGGTCGACTTATTACGGCGGCTAAGCCATATCGATGATTTTTACGGCTTGGTCTTCTTTGCTACTTTAGCTGAACTGGAAAAAGTGGCTAAAGTTTTACAACATCAGCATGTACCCGTTGCAATTTTAGACAGTGATCTACGGCAAACAGAGCGGGAAAAGGCCCTAACTGGATTGCGCAAACGGCAGATCAAATTATTGCTAACAACTGACGTTTCTGGACGTGGATTAGATATTGCAGCTTTGCCAGCGGTGGTCAATTATGATCTGCCGATTGATTTGATCACTTATATCCATCGAGCAGGGCGTACTGGCCGGATGGGCCACGCCGGGATGGTGGTTACGTTAGGTAATGAGCGCCAATTCCGTGATCTCAAACAGTTAGTGCGCAGTCGCTATCAGGTTGCGCAAGGCTATTTATACCAAGGAACACTGACCACAACTAAACCCGCGCATGAACAACATCCACTGAAGAAGAAAAAGCCGGCGCCAATGGCAGCTAAACCAGTAACACCGGTTAAGCCAAAGAAGAAAAAGCAACGGCAACGTAACCGATTAAATAAAGGTAAACGAAGAAAGACGAACGAAGGCGACAAAAATGATTGAGCATAATGTTGCTGAAGTCATGACCATCATGACTAGTAGTACGCAGGCGCATAGTTTGTTGGAGGCGGCGTTAACGGCAGCTAAAACTAATGATTTTGTATTGGCACGGCATAAGCTGCAAGCTGCTGATGACGCGCTGACCGAAGCGCGCAATGCACAGACAACTTTATTGACGCGGGAAGCGCGCGGGCAGACGGTACCGATGACGTTACTGTTGATCCACGCGCAAGATCATTTAATGAGTACGGTCACGTATCGGGATGCGGTTAGCGAAATGATCACGCTGTATCAAAAAATTGCGGGTCTTTTAGCAGAAAAAACGTCTGATTAATTTTAATTTGGCTGTGAGTAGCGTATACTAACAAGCAGAAAATAGCATTATTAATACGGACTTTTTTGATGGTGACCGTAAGTTTTACGCGGAGAAGTATAATGTTGGGTTGCTACGTAATGTTTTTGTGGCCAACAAAATGATGATTGTCCGTAACATCAGAGATTTTTTGGTACAAAAAATAACCACGTTTGTGGGGTAGAACCATGTTTCTTGCGGTACGGTCTTTGCCACAAGAATGGCTATCGCCCGTAACATCAGAGATTTTTTGGTACAAAAAATAACCACGTTTGTGGAGTAGAGGTGATCGTAAATGAGAATTGAACAGTTATTGAACGTTCCTGCCGCATTCTTGTATCATCAAATTATTGATGCGGAACTTTTTGAAATTCACGCGCACACTGGTCGCCAGCTAACTGCTGCTCAGTTAGAGGGCTTTACTTATCAAAAACAATTAGATGATGCAACGCGGGCTCAGGTAACGATCACCAAAAATGTGCTGAATCGTAGCTATCATTATCAAACGGTGACTGAGTTCAATCGGTACGAAGTTAAGTATGATATGTTACCAATCGAAACTGATAAAAGTAAGATCGTTTACGAAGAAAAAGTCATTGCGCGCGCTTGGCAACAGCGGCTGCTTGATTTTGTCAGTAATACGTTACTCGGCGGTTTGCGGCGGCATAACTTTAGAAAAATGTTTCAACAAATTGAAAAGTCATATTAGTGCAAAAAAGTCCGCCAGTTTCCTGGTGGACTTTTTTTGCTTAAAGCTTGATCATTGGGTGTTCGCCACGATGATTGCAAATCTTTTTTGATTCACGAATATGTGTCCGATTGTACCCAGCAATGTATAATGCGATCAAGGCGATCGTAATAAAAGCTGCCATAATTTCACTTCCCTACATGTATATGGCGCTTCGGGCAAAACAACTAAAAAGGGTGTTAGATTACCTTTTTAGGTTTATTTGGTCGGAAAAGACTAGCATAGTACTTTGCCAACTTGCTCAAATATTCATACTAGAATAACATAATTTAGCGGATTTGTAACCCTTTTTGCCTAAACTGCGGTTACAAAGGGAGTTCAGTATTTACAAGAACCCAAAATCATGAAATAATAGATTACATGGCCCCTTAGCTCAGCAGGATAGAGCAATCGCCTCCTAAGCGATAGGTCACCGGTTCGATTCCAGTAGGGGTCATAGTCGCAATAAGCAGATCAATTGAAGCACTTGACTTGATTAGACATTCAGTCTAATCAGTTTCGGTAGCTTTACGTTGATCTGCTTATTTTTATTCCCATTTATATAGTGGACCACCGTTCAGCTTGCGTTCGTTGATTTCTTCTAACGCTAACGGAAGGAATCGTGGTTGTGGCCGTTGAATACTATCGGCAAAATTTTTCGGCCATTCGCGGAGACGCCGGCCGAAACTTTTCTTTGCAGGTTTAGTCACTAATACAACCT
This is a stretch of genomic DNA from Loigolactobacillus coryniformis subsp. coryniformis KCTC 3167 = DSM 20001. It encodes these proteins:
- the gnd gene encoding phosphogluconate dehydrogenase (NAD(+)-dependent, decarboxylating) gives rise to the protein MQSITFTKEGRNMKLGMIGLGKMGLNLVTNLQNHDHQVIAYDLDETARAQAAKVGAQPASDTTELIAQLATPRIIWVMVPAGKITQSVITELSQQLSAGDIVIDGGNSFYRDSIAHSELLATKGINFFDVGTSGGMAGALNGGNFMIGGDQDLFKTIEPIFQSIAAPAGYLYTGAVGSGHYLKMIHNGIEYGMMQAIAEGFDVLEHSEYKYDHAAVADMWNHGSVIRSWLMELAAAAFKEDPGLKHLQGKMYSSGEGKWTLEEAIRLQVPTPVIAASLMNRYRSLEDDTYTGKVVAALRNQFGGHAVDKK
- a CDS encoding APC family permease, whose amino-acid sequence is MEQNGLKREMGLASALATVMGTVIGGGVFFKVASVTTEAGTANLTLFVWLLGGLLTICAGLTVAELATAIPQTGGAIKYIEYTYGKPWAFLLGWAQMLIYFPANVAALSIVFSTQLINLFHLTAGLLIPLAILCAVSLTLINFLGARVGGALQVVTLIFKLIPIALIVIFGLLAPAPVHFSLLPLTAAPEHNFWTALGSGLLATMFAYDGWLNVGSIAGELKRPKRDLPLAIVLGLALITLIYVVINFVFLRTLPLTALQGNLNAAADAAFQIFGNLGGKLVTIGILISVYGAINGYTLTGMRIPFALAYENQLPFSQYLRRLTTHTKVPYLAGLFELAVAIIMMLLGSFDLLTDMLVFVIWIFSCLIFIAVFILRRREPEMVRPYKVPGYPVIPLLALAGGLFILVATFLTQPSLAFTGLGLTAIGLPLYYWHQYMQKRTH
- a CDS encoding Gfo/Idh/MocA family protein, translated to MLKLGIIGTNFITDQFIEAALATGNYQLTTVYSRSQEKAQAVADKYQASETFTDIDRFFAEGAFEVVYIASPNSLHFQQAKLAIAADKHVIVEKPAFSNPTEMANITALLSNKPHLFLFEAARHIHEPNFKVVQTAIKQLDKLQGAVLTYMKYSSRYDKFLAGEEPNIFSPSFSGGALQDLGVYVVYDAIAWFGVPEATHYYASLLPNGIDGRGTAVLRYADFDLTLMVGKNATSYLPSEIYGLKETLELGNNAADLQSVKLHRGAETKVLSTPPETNPMIAEAQDFYRIITENDRAAAAENAQLSRQVNQLLYDLRRSAGIVFAADIEEQKK
- the menC gene encoding o-succinylbenzoate synthase, whose protein sequence is MQITQIQLQQIGLPLQTPFVTAHGTTKLRITTLVTVYLDNGYSGVGELTAFTDSRYLPETQASAWTVLQHEIAPLLRGFEFTRPSELATYLQQQLRGNQLACAAVETAVWAAYAKRQQQPLAHLLGGNVRPIPVGISLGHFATTTELLAQVTASVAAGYQRVKLKLTGPADVAQVAAVRARYPQLTLIVDANSAFTPADLPALQQLDQLDLALIEQPFANDDFVQHAWLQQQLHTAICLDENILTLADAQTAVALKSCRAINLKITRVGGLTTALAIVAFCRQQQIQVWCGGMLASGVSRAFDLALASRMEFTLPGDISASARYFKQDVLQQPLELRHGCLQLAATPGLGVTVDQQVVQQHLLKEKWLRL
- the menH gene encoding 2-succinyl-6-hydroxy-2,4-cyclohexadiene-1-carboxylate synthase, giving the protein MIKRTCNIRGQIYRLTTWGQPQAQAWLFLHGFMGSAADFAPIAAELNGYRICLDLIGFGPQAPTVPARRLSMAAQITDLTLILAELGVTQVKLVGYSMGGRLALGFTLAQPQLVPHLYLESSTAGLAGPQQREQRQRHDHELAVQLRTTGLPAFVAAWEQLPLFVSQRQMPPIQQHRMRQQRLQQNPENLAASLEQMGTGSQPNFWPLLPQMTTPTTLIVGGQDQKFYQIAQRLRRLIPKAKLVVLTDAGHNTHFEAPEQFINLLKDGC
- a CDS encoding DUF4828 domain-containing protein, which encodes MFRNVFDRSQSLLQRLQQFKFKLPAKAAQKNDPTAIYVGTWLFYDIKQARHHQLKISPQLTISIDDHPLAGTVTTLTAHQLLFLDQYGYELQITAAYERPFEIYDEADHRTYPIQQNKH
- a CDS encoding DUF3284 domain-containing protein gives rise to the protein MRIEQLLNVPAAFLYHQIIDAELFEIHAHTGRQLTAAQLEGFTYQKQLDDATRAQVTITKNVLNRSYHYQTVTEFNRYEVKYDMLPIETDKSKIVYEEKVIARAWQQRLLDFVSNTLLGGLRRHNFRKMFQQIEKSY
- the menD gene encoding 2-succinyl-5-enolpyruvyl-6-hydroxy-3-cyclohexene-1-carboxylic-acid synthase, with the translated sequence MQNETLTLNTHRLISGLIAQGVHQFVISPGSRSTPVALLIAERVQQQPALRIFVDVDERSAAFFALGMAKTQQVPVALVCTSGTAAAEYLPALAEARLLHIPLIVLTTDRPLELTNIGAPQAIDQTELYGKQVKQSQRLELQQPGTTNADFIAFQSQRSVLTAMALPRGPIQLNLPLRKPLLPDLGVTPPQIKTVTVPQATVALAPTALTELAGQLQGKRVLLIAGPEEDSAYRATLLALSQKCHWPLLADSLANLRGRGAVISNFDLLFQARTTLPAALQPDVIIRFGSTPVSAPLMTWLEQQTVPLYLVGAQRQMADYSRATTHVLAADEQLLLAELLAVMPAQDATYLANWQQYAQRLQTKLTVPTELNEVTSVQVLDRLLPATSRLFISNSMPIRDVEDFYSGQAVRELYCNRGANGIDGVVSTAAGMATLGGANYLLIGDLALFHDMNGLMMLRRYQLPLTIVVINNNGGGIFSFLPQAAATDYFEDLFGTPQALDLAQVAALYQRSYQKVTTLVEFEQALQMQVQFIEVISQRADNLQLHRRLVSCLKQELSGDD
- a CDS encoding DEAD/DEAH box helicase, encoding MVSKIFEPVWQELGFDAPTAIQNAVYEPLKTDDSILGLAPTGSGKTLAFALPLMEKIVPGDGLQLLILAPAQELAMQERTAIQPFAQAAGLKIQAVAGGANIRRQIERLKQKPEVLVATPGRLLELIDQRKVKMHKLQTIVIDEADKLLTDESREMTRDVVRRAPGETQLAFFSATKIPVLDELPKWFGVPVTLFDVRAEDNSAGEVQHLFLEAPIRKRVDLLRRLSHIDDFYGLVFFATLAELEKVAKVLQHQHVPVAILDSDLRQTEREKALTGLRKRQIKLLLTTDVSGRGLDIAALPAVVNYDLPIDLITYIHRAGRTGRMGHAGMVVTLGNERQFRDLKQLVRSRYQVAQGYLYQGTLTTTKPAHEQHPLKKKKPAPMAAKPVTPVKPKKKKQRQRNRLNKGKRRKTNEGDKND
- a CDS encoding PTS lactose/cellobiose transporter subunit IIA, translating into MIEHNVAEVMTIMTSSTQAHSLLEAALTAAKTNDFVLARHKLQAADDALTEARNAQTTLLTREARGQTVPMTLLLIHAQDHLMSTVTYRDAVSEMITLYQKIAGLLAEKTSD
- a CDS encoding MurR/RpiR family transcriptional regulator, with the translated sequence MNEISQRVQQFAAELSSAEKKLATFLQQSQNLPDNLTISSLAQASKVSTATVSRFAKSLGYANFAALRVALISEVQRNGALFEEVEANDDALTVAHKVFAANQHSLSSTLALLDQSDLEQAVKLLTAARKVSFFGLGGSNVVAADAYHKFMRTPLDVNFNTDFHLQLMQAARLQAQDCAVVISHTGRDEQVLQLVHQLQAHQVPLIVLTSFAKSPLAQKSTVTFISMADESKYRSEALSSMLAQISIMDTLFLLVSLALPAKTQVTFNQIRQVIGQTRRGK